GAGGCATGGTCGCAGAGTCTGGGGAGCACGTGGACTGGTTCGAGACGCAGGTCTGGACGATCAAGCGGGCTGTTTTGGATAACTATCTCGCCGACCAGACCAAGAAGTGATCGCCGCCTGAGGCGAGCGGTCGAACGCCTTGTCCGCCGCTCGCCCATCCTACTGGAGGAGATCAAGCCTTGTTGGCGACCGGCGAACCGTCCATCTCCAATTTGATATCGGTCTTTCTGCCGTTCTCGTTGATGAAGTGTACGTGCACATATTCGTGGTCGTCCGTGTCTGAGTGTTTGATCTTCAGATGGTCGATCTTTTGGTGGCCCTTCCGGTCCTGAATCGCCTGCTGCGCCGAGGCGGGCAGCTTGGCGAGCACTTCCTTCAGGACTTCCGGCTCGGTGCCGCCCAGGAACTTCTTGTTGGTCGCATCCCAGATCAGTTCGTGCAGTTTGTGCTTGCGCTCGTATACGACCTTGATCTCCGTGACCTTATGCGCCTTCGCCTCTTCGATTTCGAAGATCTTCGCGTTGACCAGGAAGCGGGCGATGGGCACCTGGACGTCGAGGGGCAAGTCTGAAAACCTCTCTACATTCCGGACCTCTTCATTGGCGAAGGCCGGTGCAGCTCCCAACGCCAGCGCGACACTGAGCATGAGTGCAGTACGTCGAATCATGTAAACCTCCGTTGAAATTGAGAAATTGAAATAGAACACACGATATGTGTTCCGGAGTAGGCCTCCTATCTCTTCACGGCCCTTGCCGGTTCTCGGCTCTGTTGGGTGCGTGATGACGAGGAGGGTAGGGGAAGGGACTCCCTTCCGAATCCAAGCCGCCTCCGACGCAGCTTGGGATACATCCACATATACATACCGGTTGCCACGAAGAAAACGAGCGCGGCCGCCGTCAAATCGTACAGCGGCCACAGCCGGTCTCCGAACAGCTTTCCGGTATGAAGATCATTGAGATACGCATCCAGCGTCATCTTCATCGGCACCGCCGCGACCAGCCGCTCCAGCGGCTCAAGATCGACCGATTCGACCGTGCCGGTTTCCTGGTGGTATCGATAAAGGCCTCGCTTGGTTCCGACAAACGCATACTCCCGCTGAGATGCATCGAATGTGATGACGGTGATTTCCGTGGTCAGATCCGCCGCTGAGCCTGACGGTCCGGCGAGCGCGGTCCAATGCCGTCCCGCGTCCCTGGAGATATACGCGCCCGTCTTCGACCCGACGAAGAGCATATCGGGTCGCGAGGGGCTCCGTTGAATCGTCGTGATTTTTCCCATCGGCCGACCTTCGGCCTCCTCGGATGCCGTCCATGTCTCACCCGCATCGTCGCTCAGGAACAGCCCCTGTTGAGTGCCGATGAGCCATTGCGAGTCCATGATCAGCAGCGCCGTGACTTCCGGCTGGTCGCCGGCGGGCATGAACTGGCTCCACCGGCCGGATTTGCGACCGAAGAGACCCGCTTTGGTAGCCGCCACGAGATCCGTTCCTCCGGTATCGGCTCCGTGATGGATCGCCAGAGCTTTGATCTGGCCGACCTTTTGCGTCATCACTGCTGTGCCCCACGTCGGGATCAGCGACACCGGCATATCCACACGTTGGAGCCAGGTCCAACCTTTTTGGTGAGTGAGCGCGAGGCCGGTCACGGCCAAGATGACGACACACAGCGCCACCGCCATTCCAGCGTAGCGGTGGGCTTTTCGTGCGAGGACGACCGATCGTTTATCCACAGATTTGAACGGCTCCATACAGCTCCTTTGTAGCTTCAGAAATACCACTCCGCGCCTAGCAGGAAGGTGCGGCCCGATTGCTGAAGATTGCGATTGGAGAAATTGCCCGCCGTGTTGATCTCCCGTTCCACCTTT
This Nitrospirota bacterium DNA region includes the following protein-coding sequences:
- a CDS encoding PepSY domain-containing protein; its protein translation is MEPFKSVDKRSVVLARKAHRYAGMAVALCVVILAVTGLALTHQKGWTWLQRVDMPVSLIPTWGTAVMTQKVGQIKALAIHHGADTGGTDLVAATKAGLFGRKSGRWSQFMPAGDQPEVTALLIMDSQWLIGTQQGLFLSDDAGETWTASEEAEGRPMGKITTIQRSPSRPDMLFVGSKTGAYISRDAGRHWTALAGPSGSAADLTTEITVITFDASQREYAFVGTKRGLYRYHQETGTVESVDLEPLERLVAAVPMKMTLDAYLNDLHTGKLFGDRLWPLYDLTAAALVFFVATGMYMWMYPKLRRRRLGFGRESLPLPSSSSRTQQSREPARAVKR